A window from Gemmatimonadaceae bacterium encodes these proteins:
- a CDS encoding threonine/serine dehydratase yields the protein MCRLVSQRAKFHARAADAESRRGLHRFHEDAPARSAALTTAPVTLPISIADVRAASERLAPFLAPTPLYTYPLLDAWVGHEVRVFVKHENFHPTNAFKVRNGLAFMSALAEPQRACGVVAATRGNHGLGIAWAARAFGAKATICVPVGNNPDKNAGIRALGARLIEEGRDYDESVEVARRIIDAEGATLAHSTNNADIVAGAATLSLEVVGQQPGLDAMVIAVGGGSQAVGALTVAAELEPGMRVFGVQAQGASAAHDSWHARERRTTSRAETIADGLATRTTYDLTFPALLAGLAGFELVSDAEIADAMRALLRTTHSLVEPAGAAGLAGLRRLAPTLAGRKVAIVISGGNVDEATLRQVLERAI from the coding sequence CCGCCAGGTCAGCGGCACTCACCACGGCCCCCGTGACCCTCCCCATCTCGATCGCCGATGTTCGCGCCGCCAGTGAACGGCTCGCCCCGTTCCTCGCGCCGACCCCGCTCTACACCTACCCACTGCTCGACGCATGGGTCGGGCACGAGGTCCGGGTCTTCGTCAAGCACGAGAACTTCCACCCGACCAATGCCTTCAAGGTGCGGAATGGCCTCGCGTTCATGTCTGCGCTCGCCGAGCCCCAGCGTGCGTGCGGCGTGGTCGCGGCCACGCGCGGCAACCACGGGCTGGGGATTGCGTGGGCGGCGCGCGCCTTTGGGGCGAAGGCGACGATCTGCGTGCCGGTCGGGAACAATCCGGACAAGAACGCCGGGATCCGCGCGTTAGGCGCGCGACTCATCGAAGAAGGGCGCGACTACGACGAGTCGGTCGAGGTCGCCCGCCGCATCATTGACGCCGAGGGCGCAACGCTCGCGCATTCGACGAACAACGCCGACATCGTCGCCGGGGCCGCGACGCTCTCGCTCGAAGTCGTAGGGCAGCAGCCCGGACTCGACGCCATGGTCATCGCAGTCGGCGGAGGATCGCAGGCCGTCGGCGCCCTCACGGTCGCCGCGGAGCTCGAGCCGGGCATGCGCGTGTTTGGGGTGCAGGCGCAGGGCGCATCAGCCGCTCACGACTCCTGGCACGCGCGAGAACGCCGCACCACGTCACGGGCGGAGACGATCGCTGACGGCCTGGCCACACGGACCACCTACGACCTCACCTTTCCCGCCCTGCTCGCGGGGCTCGCCGGGTTCGAGCTGGTGAGCGACGCCGAGATCGCGGACGCCATGCGCGCACTCCTCCGCACGACGCATTCCCTGGTCGAACCGGCCGGAGCCGCCGGGCTCGCAGGCCTGCGGCGACTCGCGCCAACGCTCGCGGGGCGCAAGGTGGCGATCGTGATCAGCGGAGGCAACGTGGACGAGGCGACCCTGCGGCAGGTGCTCGAACGCGCGATCTAA
- a CDS encoding sigma-70 family RNA polymerase sigma factor: protein MRLHQEPLSAGPGSSARVAPPAGGGELARSSEPPPPRIDPMTVPNDSGASDLQVMSRLIAGDERALGVLYDRHGALAWSLASAIVSDPADAEEVVADAFAQVWRSAATFDANRGSVIAWISTIVRTRSLDLIRSQKRRARVLDQAAAMSDEDASPGLSTPPVLPDREVESSEAQVIVRRALGDLPAAQRLVLELAYFGGLSQSEIAERLGEPLGTVKTRMRSGMEKLRVALGPLMGGRS, encoded by the coding sequence ATGCGACTGCACCAGGAGCCGCTCAGCGCGGGGCCGGGGAGCTCGGCGCGAGTTGCGCCACCGGCCGGGGGAGGCGAGCTTGCCCGCTCCAGTGAACCACCTCCGCCGCGCATCGACCCGATGACGGTCCCGAACGACAGCGGGGCCAGCGACCTGCAGGTCATGTCCCGGCTCATCGCCGGGGACGAGCGCGCGCTTGGCGTCTTGTACGATCGGCACGGGGCGCTGGCCTGGTCGCTGGCCTCGGCGATCGTCTCGGATCCCGCCGACGCCGAGGAGGTCGTGGCCGACGCGTTTGCGCAGGTGTGGCGCTCGGCGGCGACGTTCGATGCGAATCGCGGGAGCGTGATCGCGTGGATCTCGACGATCGTGCGCACCCGATCGCTGGACCTGATTCGCTCCCAGAAACGACGGGCACGCGTCCTGGATCAGGCGGCGGCGATGTCGGACGAGGATGCGTCGCCGGGATTGTCGACTCCGCCGGTGCTTCCGGATCGCGAGGTCGAGTCGTCGGAGGCGCAGGTGATCGTGCGGCGGGCGCTGGGTGACCTGCCGGCCGCCCAGCGCCTGGTGCTCGAGTTGGCCTATTTCGGTGGGCTCTCGCAGAGCGAGATCGCCGAGCGACTGGGTGAGCCGTTAGGCACCGTGAAGACGCGCATGCGGAGTGGCATGGAGAAGCTGCGCGTGGCACTTGGCCCGCTCATGGGGGGCCGCTCGTGA